In Euphorbia lathyris chromosome 2, ddEupLath1.1, whole genome shotgun sequence, the sequence gGGAAATAGAACGTCTCATCGAGagaggtaaattggatcggttcatccaaaatgatggcaagaaggtaGATGGTGATAAATCCAGAGATGacccgaagaagaaaggaaaagggaccatcaatgtcatagcaggcggacctgggtaccaacctgtactaaaaaaggcaaagaccaccgcttttgacagggcatcacttaatcgcccttttgcagatGTAGGTCCAGAGATCTCCCCTCATGCggatgccttggtcattactatgatggtggaaggctgggaaatgaaaagagtgatgatcgatactgggagttcgtgcaatgtcatcacaaggggAGCGTTTGCCAAACTAATGGTAGACCCAATCCAggtggaaaccaccatagtggacatcctaggagtgacaggacataccattcgaacaaaaggccaggtaacattagattgtgagttagcagatgaaGAACAAGTCTGGAAAGGCAatctggaattctccatcctggatggccagttagcctataatattatccttgggtgaccctttatctccgaagcaacggcccttatctccatacgccacttaactctttacatccccacgtccaagggaggtgtaatgatctgAGGAAGTCAaaaagtggctcaggagacgtactcagcatcactaatgattcgcccacagtctatagatgaagacgaggaagaactggtcacaatggccttgggcaaaatggagatgtacctcatggcggatgaaaaacaggtacgaatggctaaagggctcaaggaagaaattaaagaagcaatcaccaaggttctccatgaggcagaagacgtctttgcatggaaggatgagatcctcctcgggattagtccagatgtgatcactcacaaactcaacatcgacaaagatgcTGTTCCGGTTGCCCaaaagcggagaaaccatggcctagaaaggcagaaggtgatagaagaggagatcaccaagctccagcgggcggatgccattgaagaggtactttatacacaatggctggcgaatgtcgTTCTAGTGAAGAAAGCAGGCGGATcgtaccgcatgtgtattgactttacagatctcaacaaagcttgtccaaaagacaactatcctttgccatgtatcgatatcctcgtagatggaaccgcgaGACATGCTATGTACTCCTTCACTGACGTAAAGTCCAGCTATCACCAAATCCCAATGGAGCcatcagatagaatcaagacctcgttcgtgactcaccaagccacttattgcttcaaagtcatgccctttgggcttaagaacgcaggtgcaacctatcaacggatgatgaacaagatattcgcggaaagcaaaggtgataactactccgtctatgtagatgatatgatcatcaagagcaccactgtggaaaaacatgcagatgatgtaagggaggtactgggcgtactccgacgtCATAATATTAAACTAAACCCggagaaatgtacctttggtgcaacatatggaaagttcttgggattcatgattagcgagAAAGGcgtgagcccaaatcctgacaagattAAGGCCGTTCTGGAGATGCAAGCGCCACGGAACattagggaagtgcaacgccttaacgggcggatcgtagccttgggcaggtttatctcttgttcagcccGTAGATGTCAACCCTTTTACGAggtgatcaagaagcaaaaggcatttgaGTGGAACGAGGATTGCGAAAAAGCTTTCGAgggaatcaaacggtttctcacagaaccgcccatgatgagccgacccCTGAAAGGTGAgaacctctacatgtatgtctcggttacagataaagctgtttgcacggtcatgataagggaagaggatggccagcagtatccaatttattacgtgagcaaagtactaaaggatgctgaaaccagatattccaagcttgataaaatggcattGGCAgttgtcaccacggcaatccgccttaggccttacttccaggctcatactgttatagttcgaacgaatataccaatgaggaaggtattgcaaaatccggaaacttcagggagattgatggagtgggcaatccgccttggagaatttgatgtacgatatgaaagcaggtcagccttaaagagtcaagtcttggcagactttgtgaatgaattcactgaagaagggatgaatctccctaaatctcaaGTCGAAGAATGGATGATGTATACAGATGGAGCCTCCTAAGCCGATGGAGCTGGTATCGGCATCGTGATCAAAGTCCCCCAGTATATAAagctacggtacgcagcaaaattggatttccttgCAACTAACAATGCCGCGGAATATGAGGCTCTAATATTGGGATTGCACCTGCTAAAAGAAATCATTCctgagcggatcgtgatctatagtgactccaagttgatggtcaaccaagtgatcaaaaattatgaagtgaaggatgatgttttggccaaatacgtcgctgaagtcaaaaaattgctagatcaccttgaagccaaagaaactaaatgggagttgatccatgtacctcgtggatcaaacactgaagcggatcatctagctaaaatggcttctaGCAAGGAGAACTGGGATGATCCACAATGTCCATTCGAAGTTAAAGCAGCTCCGGCCTTCGCCTCGGAAGAGGTATCCCTACTCACGACAGTAGAAGGTGATTGGAGGACTGCCATCCGCCAGTATCTGTTAAATGGAGCACTACCTATGGACAAAGAGGAAGCTCGTCGGATAGTGAGGaaagcggcttatttctccatgataaatgactgcctctatagaaaatcttttagccatccttggttgaaatgcattttgCCAAAAGAGGGACATCAtgtcctcaaggagctgcatGAAGGagcatgtggagcccatgaggcatgCGCCTCCATCCTAAAAAAGTCCAGACTAAccggattttattggcccataGTAGAACTTGATGCACAGAAACtggtggaatcttgccataattgtcagattcatgcgaatgaatctcatactgccaaacatctccaaaggcCCATCAttgaaggtcgaccctttgccctctggggaattgacatcattggaccatttcctcctactcgtagacAAAGGAAGTATGTagtagtggcagtagatcacttcaccaagtgggtagaggctgaagctgtctcctccatcactgctgaacgaatggtagagttcgtcaaagataatatcgtgggaagatatggcggTCCTCACAcaatcatcaccgataatggaacgcaattcaactgtggcgagttcaaagctttctgtgaaaaattggACATTTTAAACAGATTTGCCTCTGTATATTACCcacaatccaacggtatgactgaagtCACGAATCGGGCaatcgtaaaaggaataaagaaaaggctgggggagcatgataagaaatgggcggatcagttaacaagcgtcttatgggcgtatcgtacTACTCCTCGCACGGCCACGGGCGAAActccattcgccctttctcatggcgtgGAAGCTGTTATCCCAGTCGAGATATTGGTCCTGAGTGACAGAGTCGCCTTCTATTGCGAGGAGGACAACAGTCAGAGGTTGAAAGAAAGTTttgatcaagtggaagataAGAGAGACAAGGCATATGTGCGTATGGCGgcttacaagcagcggatcgcagcttatcatgacaaaaatgccagACTTGTAGAattgaatgtgggagatctcgtgctccgcaaggccgacaaaatccaatcaaaagaaagaaaaggtaaaCTGGGGCTCACCTGGACTGGTCCATATcgcatagtggacaagattggtttcgccacatttaaaatacaggacatggatggaaatacattgccacgcacttggaatctccaaaatctccgcaagtaCTTCGCCaaaaaatagaatgtaaacaaggtcttgagtactctttttcctttaataagcttttttcccatgtggtttttcttattaaaggttttaatgaggctcacctataagacctgcttgctgtaCTAAAGCGTATCTCCTAttaataaaaagcaattgttctattgtccatattctttttaagtattttcttgcagcaatataaatattccagtctcaaAAAGAGGGGGGGCATCAACGCTTTCCACAAttaaaaagtactgctatctcatagctactttttctcctcaaagataggagaacaatctcatgggTGGATCCATTTGTAGATGatccccattcgagatagagttaaaacgttccttggacgcaaggtctttacactctcttactcccttcccaaagaagggttaaCAAGTCCTAGGGCgtatcgcttcacctcaaagataggtagcaagttgatccctaaaggcagctttacttcctctaaaggaataaaacagcttcaaaccttcgcAAAGGTTCGCAcagtggagtatggctggccacctactccaaaataaatcctaaatgcttatatatttacttacgcaaacgtaaaggtaaaaagcaaccataaggattaaaaaattgtacttaaagttttacaaacaataaACACTAAACATCAACAAGAGCATTCTCCTTAACATTCTTCTCGCCTGAAGCACCTGCTTGAGAAGCTTCCTTTTCCACAGCTCCAGATGCGCCCACCAAGGAGacctccttttccacggaagGTGTTTGCCCAGGAAGAAGGGTGCCCTCGGTTATTAGCTCCTCACCCGCCTTTGGAGGTACTTCCTCGAGATCCACTAGCCTGACATTAGtggaaggtttgctttcttcgacgggtcccttcatccatttccgaacatAGTCACGGAGGTAGTCCTTGATGTCGgggattttgttatatttgagAACATCATCTGGGTCCGAAACGACGAACTGCGGATCTGTAAAATCGATCTCGGGATGCGCCAGCtggacatacgccatgatcagttCGCCGTAAAATAAAGCTTGCTCTCCAGCCATGTACTCTGCCTCTCCTAAAGCATTCTCATGCTCCTTGGCATCTGCCTCAATCTTCTCCTTTAGCTTTTTAATCTCGGCATCCTTGAGGGCAATGGCGGACGTGGCGGATGAGATATTCACGTTGGCATCAGCTATTTCtttctccaacctttctatggtaGCCTTGTCCGCCACgccttgaaggagctcagcttccatagcgcatatgcgagtatacatctgtcaaagacAAACAGTTTTGTCAAGATGAAAGAACAAAGGTacaacttttttttaaaaaaatagatccTTTCTAGCAAGGGGACCTACCGTAAGAAGCTCCGTCTTTCCCCTTTGAGCATGGATTGATCCTGgaatctggttctgattcctctgTACTTCGCCCAACTGACCTAGAGCCTCGTCTAGGTTATTAATAACAGATTCATTCTCCAAGGATCCTTGGACACCATACTTGGCGAACCAGTATCTgcctaggtcaggcttcgccgtctgcACCAAGATGTAAGGATCAAAACTTAGATTCCAAACATAACGAacagataaaaaaataataataaagacaACCTACTTGTTCCATATCCACCACAGGCATGGCGgatttcatggcatccgccataaactttgGACCACCAGAAGCTGCGGGCTTCCTCCTTTTCAGGGGCGGATCGACCGCTGTATCAGCTAGACGTTTCCCAGCATCCTTTTGGGGATTCGCCGCCTGATCTTTCTTGCAAGCCTTATCCTCCaacaacttcctacgcttctctgcaagagcatgattggccttagataaacccctgccaaagagaacaataaattgatcaaggttcaaagaaagaaaacacaaagttaccttgatcaaactgggcAATCTTCGAATAAATAAACTTGCCCCCTTCCCGGCAGATTAGGGGAATGTCACTCATCATAAAATCTAAGGCATCAGCATATGTCCAGGcctccgccttgacactcttcatgagctccaccactacctcatcactatCTGTTAGTATACGCATATCTCCCGCCATGTGCAAAGGTCTGGGATTCCAGAAGGTTGGGAagcctagagattcgccctcaTTTATCTTTATGTAGAAGAATTTTTCATCCCAACAatggacgttggacattttgccacTAAATGGAgaatacactccaaattttgcaaaagtaaggaaagactcagactttcgcttcgacggtttatgaaaagctctgaAGATACGGGGAGTGTACACTACTCCTAAGTTCGAGGCCAGATAGCAGTCTAAAGCTATGTCTAACCAGCCATTAGGATGTAATTGGCTGACAGTGATATCAAAGTAagaaaggatgtccgccatcatctttggaagaggaagccggaaccctCTCTCAACATGACTACAGTACACCGATAAGAATCCGCTTGGTGGACAGGAGGGTCGTTGGTGAGCCGCCGCCaactgagtctcataattatttaTCCATGGGAAGCGACTCGCTagatccgctagatccgcggcactcatacgagacggagtggactccgctcgaggtttctttttcctaggtaaggcagaagaagaggccatcaCCCCAGAAAAATGCCTAAGAACTACGGCTGGAGCAGTACCGGTGATCGGAGTAGAAAGGTTTTGACTCCTACCTAGACGAGTTCGATcacgattacacgccgagttgtgtaactcagctaaatcggagctGCCCGTACCTTCGAAGGAAGAGGAATTTTCTGATGACGAAGTAGTCCAACTAAATACAAGCTCAGAGGAAgaagttaaattaaaaaattcagaGGTTGATTCGGAGGATGAAAAagagctcctaaacattcagaaataatagaatgaaaaagatgaacttacatgaaagtaAAAGCTTCGAAGAAACTCTGAAACTCCAGGAAAAGCTCTAGGCAACGAAGACGcaaaggaaaatgaagaagaggaacaaatgaggaagaaagagaaagagaagaaggaagaagacggTTTCTCTCTCCTCGGGCGGTGCGCCTGCTACACGTGTCACTCCgtgattggcatcgaacagagtgctcattaatgcaggtaatcatgacggcgcgcaaagaagctcaaaagccctaaaggactttaagggaactttggggggggggggggcttcttataacattgtgatattatcccaaggatcaaaagggatattcgcctaaagaacgccacgtgttaGTCGCCTGATACAGGAATTCCGCGGCGTATCGAAGTAAAGAGATCCGatgggcggatcaccaaggACTCGCCAAGAGAGACCCGGgggcgaacctgtgaggcgaatctccataagcTCTCAATCCGCCATTCGAACGACTGGGCCGATCCgacaataaagaccattaatgagctatcaattagctaaccgccaccTTAAgtgtaacctgtaaccgccattaatgggacattaatggagactttctagttactggaagttacaacttcatagCTATATATAGCATGCGtcttaggctatcaaggtacacattcacttaccctttgtcaattcagtttgctctcttgttcttccttactgactttggcatcggagcttccccctgtcgaacccaatgacgcccccacagggacggaagttgatcggaatttctccacaagtcatcaaacATGAAACGTCAAAATTACATTTTAACAAAAGATCGGGTGGATGCTACTATTGGTGGAGTAGAAGTACATGTACTGGAGCAAAAAAATTAAACACCTACTATTGAAAAAGTTGGAGTTGTTatctttctcttcctttttcacGCTCTACAACCTTCTAGGATTTTGACAGACCTAGCGAGAGATGGAGTTGCTCTCAAATCCTTGAAAACGTTAAATCTACCCTTTTATTGTAGTTGTCATATCTACCTTCTTTGTAAAAGTCACGATCTAGACTAGGGAGATATAGATATGAGAATACGAAAGATGATAGAAAGATGATAGAATAAAAAAGGAAGATAGATAAGAGCTTTCATGTTTAACCACCTGATTAAATTTGGCTAATTTTACACAtgcaaatataattatttttcacGATATTATGTACCCTAAGCTTCAATCATTTTGGGAAAAGGGGTCGAAATTGTTGGATTTTACA encodes:
- the LOC136217065 gene encoding uncharacterized protein, coding for MSNFFLFLICRWGILYGRDKTSQPFLVEVALEESGFNLQILLFLLKELLPWYRALILWTAKPDLGRYWFAKYGVQGSLENESVINNLDEALGQLGEVQRNQNQIPGSIHAQRGKTELLTMYTRICAMEAELLQGVADKATIERLEKEIADANVNISSATSAIALKDAEIKKLKEKIEADAKEHENALGEAEYMAGEQALFYGELIMAYVQLAHPEIDFTDPQFVVSDPDDVLKYNKIPDIKDYLRDYVRKWMKGPVEESKPSTNVRLVDLEEVPPKAGEELITEGTLLPGQTPSVEKEVSLVGASGAVEKEASQAGASGEKNVKENALVDV